Part of the Bacillus andreraoultii genome is shown below.
AACGTTTGATAAAAACGTAAAGAGATTCCTCCAATATTTAATTCTTCATAAGTTCCAAACGAATCCGTACGCCAATGAATCGAATCCTTTTTAATCTGAAACAATCGTTGATAATTGTCGATTACGTTCTGTTGATTTGCAACAAAGAAACAAATGTATTCTAATGAAGCTCTTCCGTGTTGATGGCTGGCTAATGAATCTAATTCTTCCGCTCGCCTGCAATCGTCTTCTTTCCATTCAATGAAAAAAGGAAATCGTCCAAGTTCGTTTTCATCTTTAACAAAAAGGAGAGACCACTGAATCACTTTACCATTCGTTTTTTTTCTACTTCCAGGAAAAGGACCAATCGGTGTTAAACCTTGATTTTTTACATGTTGAAAGAGATGATTCATATTTTCTGTACGAAAGGCTAATTGTGAAAAGCTTTCTCCAAATTTATAATCTTCCATAACTTGTTGAATGAGAGGATTGGTCGTTTTATTTGCTATGCTTTCATTTTCTACACCTATCCATTCAATATAACGTAAGGCATTAAAGTAGCAGAGACAATTATACGTGCCCCATTCTTCGTGTTTCCCCCCATCAATTGCGTGAAAACCAAGTTTGCAAAATTGTTCTTTTAATTCATTTGGATTATAAGAAAAGTGTACAAGGTGATCAAATTTAACATCCATTTTACTCATCCTTTCTTAAGGAACATCATATATTTATTTTACTATAAATGACCTACTGTTGAAGAAGGAAAAATCGGAATCTATAATCTTATCTATCTATTTACCTATAAAAATCATCCAAACTTTCGAAACAATGTCCAATTCATAGGTTGAATATAGTCCTTTTGTTACGTTGACTAATGACTCATTTTTTGTAAACCTATAAATGGGGTTATTATGGGAGGGTTCGTTTATGTGGAGAATAAAATATAGTTATCTGTTGGTTATTTTTTTACTATTGTTTGTAATAAGTGGTTGCGGTCATTCTGACGAAAAAACGGGTACGAATCTTGATAATAAAAAGAATGGACTTAAGAATCAGGCTGAAAAACAAATTGCAATGGATTATGGTCCGATTATAATCAGTTCAACACTTGATGAACTTAAAAAGCAGCCTGGAGGAATTTTAATAGGTGAAAAAGTTTCTCTAGAACAAGAATTAGCAAGAGATCCAGAATCATTAGTAGATGGTGTAAGATTAGAAGAACAATTAAAGCGTTTACTTAAAGAGACGAAAGATGTTGAAGAGATTCAAAAAGGGCTCATCTATTTGTTAGGAAGTCCAAATTATCGTGAAGTTATTGAAGAGGCCACAAACTTTAAACCAAATTTCAAAGACCCACATTTACCAGACCCAACATCAGAAACGACTGAGGAAGATAAAGCCAATAGTACGGATAAAAAGTCGGCTATTATTTTATTAGATGCCAGTTCCAGTATGCTCCTTAGTTCTGAGAATCGTATACGAATGGATATCGCAAAAGAAGCAGTTGGTACGTTTGCAGAAAATATTGGACAAGAAAGTGATGTATCATTAGTTGTCTATGGTCATAAAGGTTCAGAAAGTGATAAGGATAAAGGATTATCGTGTTCGGGAATAGAAGAAATATATCCATTAGGAGCGTATAATAAGAAAGCCTTTAATCAAGCGCTTGATTCATTTGAGAGTAAAGGGTGGACACCACTTGCTGGAGCGATTGAAAAAGCATTTGATATGACGAAAGATATGGAAGGGACAATCACCATTTATATTGTAAGTGATGGTGTTGAAACTTGTGACGGTGATCCTGTACAAGCTGCTAAAAATTTTGCGAATAAAAACCCGGAGAGCCAAGTCAATATTATTGGTTTCCAAGTTGATAAAAAAGCGGAAGATCAATTAAAAAAGGTTGCAGAAGCTGGCAACGGTGATTATTTCTATGCTAAGAATGCTGAAGAAATGAATAAAACAATCGAAAAGAAATGGATGCTTCCTTCTCATGGTGACTTAGCTTGGGCTTTTACGAAAGCTCCAGGACCATGGGAGCAACTTGCGGAGATGAATCGGGTAGATCCTATAATTCAAAACATTAAGAATATTGCGGAAGCTGAAAATGAACGATATGTACATGCATTATCTGTAATGAATGAAAATAGTTTAATAAGTGATGAAGATTACGATGAGTTAAAGCGGAACATCCAAGATCAATACGAGACAGTTATTGAATTAGCTAATGACTTGAAAAGCGAAAAATATGATGAAATTAAAGATCGAGTAAATGAAATTAAAAATGCTGTTGACGAATGGGTGGAAAAAATGAAAAAGTTAAAACAAGAACAAGGTGATTTATGGTAAACGAGTCATCTATCATAATGAAAACTCCTTATACAAAGAAAACTTAGGGACGATAGAGACTTTTTAGGCAATCTAGAATAGAGTTTGCTTGATGAGAAAGGGAGATTTTCAACTTTGATGCAATGCTCGAAGCCTTCCTTGTACGCTTATGTGTATAAGAAATAGAAATTGACAGATTTTCACTTTCATATTAGCCAAGAAAATAATCATGTGAAATTAGTGAAAAAAGCTAAAAAAAGTGTTATGATATCACTTGGTAAGATGAATAAGAAAAGCAAGGTATCAAATAGTGAATGTTCCTTTTGTTTTTTTACTTGACAAAATTAGAATTTGAAGTATAGTTATATACTTGTATAAGGTTAATTTACTACTTTTATATTTTCCTAAGATGTAATCCATGTAAATTTTATACTAAGAAATTATTAAAAATGTTGTTCTCCTTGCTACAGTATAACAATTGAATACAAAGCAAGAATATGAACTAGAGGTAGGTGTAATTATGAACAACTTACTTGTTAAAGAGAACAGAACGATTTTGAATAA
Proteins encoded:
- a CDS encoding VOC family protein, which translates into the protein MDVKFDHLVHFSYNPNELKEQFCKLGFHAIDGGKHEEWGTYNCLCYFNALRYIEWIGVENESIANKTTNPLIQQVMEDYKFGESFSQLAFRTENMNHLFQHVKNQGLTPIGPFPGSRKKTNGKVIQWSLLFVKDENELGRFPFFIEWKEDDCRRAEELDSLASHQHGRASLEYICFFVANQQNVIDNYQRLFQIKKDSIHWRTDSFGTYEELNIGGISLRFYQTFKNRHLKASHPILCGVKTTAFEQIAMLNNGMYHFYK
- a CDS encoding VWA domain-containing protein — encoded protein: MWRIKYSYLLVIFLLLFVISGCGHSDEKTGTNLDNKKNGLKNQAEKQIAMDYGPIIISSTLDELKKQPGGILIGEKVSLEQELARDPESLVDGVRLEEQLKRLLKETKDVEEIQKGLIYLLGSPNYREVIEEATNFKPNFKDPHLPDPTSETTEEDKANSTDKKSAIILLDASSSMLLSSENRIRMDIAKEAVGTFAENIGQESDVSLVVYGHKGSESDKDKGLSCSGIEEIYPLGAYNKKAFNQALDSFESKGWTPLAGAIEKAFDMTKDMEGTITIYIVSDGVETCDGDPVQAAKNFANKNPESQVNIIGFQVDKKAEDQLKKVAEAGNGDYFYAKNAEEMNKTIEKKWMLPSHGDLAWAFTKAPGPWEQLAEMNRVDPIIQNIKNIAEAENERYVHALSVMNENSLISDEDYDELKRNIQDQYETVIELANDLKSEKYDEIKDRVNEIKNAVDEWVEKMKKLKQEQGDLW